A region from the Drosophila ananassae strain 14024-0371.13 chromosome 2L, ASM1763931v2, whole genome shotgun sequence genome encodes:
- the LOC6500777 gene encoding sodium/potassium-transporting ATPase subunit alpha isoform X4, which translates to MALRSDYEQGRTDSYRVATVIATDDDNRTADGHYKSRRKMPAKAAKKENLDDLKQELDIDHHKISPEELYQRFQTHPENGLSHAKAKENLERDGPNALTPPKQTPEWVKFCKNLFGGFAMLLWIGAILCFVAYSIQASTSEEPADDNLYLGIVLSAVVIVTGIFSYYQESKSSKIMESFKNMVPQFATVIREGEKLTLRAEDLVLGDVVEVKFGDRIPADIRIIEARNFKVDNSSLTGESEPQSRGAEFTHENPLETKNLAFFSTNAVEGTAKGVVISCGDHTVMGRIAGLASGLDTGETPIAKEIHHFIHLITGVAVFLGVTFFVIAFILGYHWLDAVIFLIGIIVANVPEGLLATVTVCLTLTAKRMASKNCLVKNLEAVETLGSTSTICSDKTGTLTQNRMTVAHMWFDNQIIEADTTEDQSGVQYDRTSPGFKALSRIATLCNRAEFKGGQEGVPILKKEVSGDASEAALLKCMELALGDVMNIRKRNKKIAEVPFNSTNKYQVSIHETEDSNDPRYLLVMKGAPERILERCSTIFINGKEKVLDEEMKEAFNNAYMELGGLGERVLGFCDFMLPSDKYPSGYKFNTDDINFPIDNLRFVGLMSMIDPPRAAVPDAVAKCRSAGIKVIMVTGDHPITAKAIAKSVGIISEGNETVEDIAQRLNIPISEVNPREAKAAVVHGAELRDVSSEQLDEILRYHTEIVFARTSPQQKLIIVEGCQRMGAIVAVTGDGVNDSPALKKADIGVAMGIAGSDVSKQAADMILLDDNFASIVTGVEEGRLIFDNLKKSIAYTLTSNIPEISPFLAFILCDIPLPLGTVTILCIDLGTDMIPAISLAYEGPEADIMKRRPRNPDVDNLVNERLISMAYGQIGMIQAAAGFFVYFVIMAENGFLPKKLFGIRKMWDSKAVNDLTDSYGQEWTYRDRKTLEYTCHTAFFISIVVVQWADLIICKTRRNSIFQQGMRNWALNFGLVFETVLAAFLSYCPGMEKGLRMYPLKLVWWFPAIPFALAIFIYDETRRFYLRRNPGGWLEQETYY; encoded by the exons CAAGGGAGAACGGACTCTTATCGAGTCGCCACGGTTATAGCGACCGATGACGACAATCGCACGGCCGATGGTCACTACAAG TCAAGACGCAAGATGCCGGCCAAAGCAGCAAAGAAAGAGAATTTGGATGATCTCAAACAGGAGTTGGATATCGACCATCATAAAATCTCTCCTGAGGAATTGTATCAGCGCTTTCAGACACATCCCGAGAAT GGTCTGAGTCACGCCAAGGCCAAGGAGAACTTGGAGCGCGATGGTCCCAATGCGCTGACGCCACCCAAGCAGACACCCGAGTGGGTGAAGTTCTGCAAGAACCTGTTCGGTGGCTTCGCCATGTTGCTGTGGATCGGTGCTATTCTCTGCTTCGTGGCCTATTCGATCCAGGCCAGCACCAGCGAGGAGCCGGCCGACGATAATTTGTATCTGGGTATTGTACTTTCCGCTGTCGTCATCGTGACGGGCATTTTCTCATACTATCAG GAATCGAAAAGTTCTAAGATCATGGAATCGTTCAAGAACATGGTACCCCAGTTCGCCACCGTCATCCGCGAGGGCGAGAAACTCACGCTGCGCGCTGAGGATCTCGTCCTGGGCGATGTCGTTGAGGTGAAGTTCGGCGACCGTATCCCCGCTGACATCCGCATCATCGAGGCCCGCAACTTCAAGGTGGACAACTCGTCGCTTACCGGCGAGTCGGAGCCGCAATCTCGCGGCGCCGAGTTCACCCATGAGAATCCACTGGAGACCAAGAATCTGGCCTTCTTCTCCACCAACGCCGTCGAGGGCACTGCCAAGGGTGTGGTCATCAGCTGTGGCGATCACACTGTCATGGGCCGCATTGCTGGCCTCGCCTCCGGCCTGGACACTGGCGAGACACCCATCGCCAAGGAGATCCACCATTTCATCCACTTGATTACCGGCGTGGCCGTGTTCCTGGGCGTCACCTTCTTCGTGATTGCCTTCATCCTCGGCTACCACTGGCTGGACGCCGTCATCTTCCTTATCGGCATCATTGTCGCCAACGTGCCCGAGGGCTTGCTGGCCACTGTCACTGTGTGCCTGACCCTCACCGCCAAGCGTATGGCATCGAAGAACTGCCTGGTGAAGAACCTTGAAGCCGTGGAGACCCTCGGCTCCACCTCGACCATCTGCTCCGATAAGACCGGCACCCTCACCCAGAACCGAATGACAGTCGCTCACATGTGGTTCGACAACCAGATCATCGAGGCCGACACCACCGAGGATCAGTCGGGTGTTCAATACGATAGAACCAGCCCTGGATTCAAGGCGCTCTCTCGCATTGCCACTCTCTGTAACCGTGCCGAGTTCAAGGGAGGTCAGGAAGGTGTGCCAATTCTCAAGAAGGAGGTCAGCGGAGACGCCTCCGAGGCGGCTCTGCTCAAGTGCATGGAACTGGCTTTGGGTGATGTGATGAACATTCGTAAGCGCAACAAGAAGATTGCCGAGGTGCCGTTCAACTCCACCAACAAGTATCAGGTGTCTATCCACGAAACCGAGGACTCCAACGATCCACGCTACCTACTCGTCATGAAGGGTGCTCCCGAACGTATCCTGGAACGCTGCTCGACCATCTTCATCAACGGCAAGGAGAAGGTGCTCGACGAGGAGATGAAGGAGGCGTTCAACAATGCCTACATGGAACTGGGAGGCCTGGGCGAGCGTGTGCTTGGATTCTGCGACTTTATGCTGCCCTCCGATAAGTATCCCTCCGGCTACAAGTTCAACACCGACGACATCAACTTCCCCATCGACAACCTGCGCTTCGTCGGCCTCATGTCCATGATTGATCCCCCGCGTGCCGCTGTGCCCGATGCCGTGGCCAAGTGCCGCTCTGCCGGTATCAAGGTCATCATGGTTACCGGCGATCACCCGATCACTGCCAAGGCCATCGCCAAGTCCGTCGGTATCATCTCTGAGGGCAACGAGACTGTCGAGGACATTGCCCAGCGCCTGAACATCCCCATCTCCGAAGTGAACCCCCGCGAGGCCAAGGCCGCCGTCGTCCATGGTGCCGAGCTGCGTGACGTTTCCAGCGAGCAGTTGGATGAGATCCTCCGCTACCACACCGAGATCGTCTTCGCCCGTACCTCGCCCCAGCAGAAGCTGATCATCGTCGAGGGTTGCCAGCGTATGGGAGCCATTGTGGCTGTGACTGGAGATGGTGTCAACGATTCCCCTGCCCTGAAGAAGGCCGATATCGGTGTTGCCATGGGTATCGCCGGCTCTGACGTGTCCAAGCAG GCTGCCGACATGATTCTGCTGGACGACAACTTCGCCTCGATCGTCACTGGTGTGGAGGAGGGTCGCCTGATCTTCGATAACCTGAAGAAGTCCATTGCCTACACCCTGACCTCCAACATTCCCGAAATCTCGCCCTTCCTGGCCTTCATCCTCTGCGACATACCACTGCCACTGGGAACTGTGACGATTCTGTGCATCGATTTGGGAACCGACATG ATTCCAGCCATTTCGCTGGCCTACGAGGGACCCGAGGCGGACATCATGAAGCGCCGGCCCCGCAACCCGGACGTGGACAACCTGGTGAACGAGAG GTTGATTTCCATGGCCTATGGACAGATCGGTATGATCCAGGCTGCCGCCGGTTTCTTCGTCTACTTCGTCATCATGGCTGAGAACGGCTTCTTGCCCAAGAAACTGTTTGGCATTCGTAAGATGTGGGACTCGAAGGCCGTCAACGATCTAACTGACTCCTATGGACAGGAATGG ACCTACCGCGACCGCAAGACCCTGGAGTACACCTGCCACACTGCCTTCTTTATCTCGATTGTGGTTGTGCAGTGGGCCGATCTGATCATCTGTAAGACGCGCCGTAATTCCATCTTCCAGCAGGGCATGCGTAACTGGGCTTTGAACTTTGGCCTTGTCTTTGAAACCGTGCTGGCCGCGTTCCTTTCGTACTGCCCGGGTATGGAGAAGGGTCTGCGTATGTACCCCCTGAA ACTTGTCTGGTGGTTCCCGGCTATTCCATTTGCGCTGGCCATCTTCATCTATGACGAGACCCGTCGTTTCTACTTGCGTCGCAACCCCGGCGGCTGGTTGGAGCAGGAGACATACTATTAA
- the LOC6500777 gene encoding sodium/potassium-transporting ATPase subunit alpha isoform X2, with amino-acid sequence MALRSDYEQGRTDSYRVATVIATDDDNRTADGHYKSRRKMPAKAAKKENLDDLKQELDIDHHKISPEELYQRFQTHPENGLSHAKAKENLERDGPNALTPPKQTPEWVKFCKNLFGGFAMLLWIGAILCFVAYSIQASTSEEPADDNLYLGIVLSAVVIVTGIFSYYQESKSSKIMESFKNMVPQFATVIREGEKLTLRAEDLVLGDVVEVKFGDRIPADIRIIEARNFKVDNSSLTGESEPQSRGAEFTHENPLETKNLAFFSTNAVEGTAKGVVISCGDHTVMGRIAGLASGLDTGETPIAKEIHHFIHLITGVAVFLGVTFFVIAFILGYHWLDAVIFLIGIIVANVPEGLLATVTVCLTLTAKRMASKNCLVKNLEAVETLGSTSTICSDKTGTLTQNRMTVAHMWFDNQIIEADTTEDQSGVQYDRTSPGFKALSRIATLCNRAEFKGGQEGVPILKKEVSGDASEAALLKCMELALGDVMNIRKRNKKIAEVPFNSTNKYQVSIHETEDSNDPRYLLVMKGAPERILERCSTIFINGKEKVLDEEMKEAFNNAYMELGGLGERVLGFCDFMLPSDKYPSGYKFNTDDINFPIDNLRFVGLMSMIDPPRAAVPDAVAKCRSAGIKVIMVTGDHPITAKAIAKSVGIISEGNETVEDIAQRLNIPISEVNPREAKAAVVHGAELRDVSSEQLDEILRYHTEIVFARTSPQQKLIIVEGCQRMGAIVAVTGDGVNDSPALKKADIGVAMGIAGSDVSKQAADMILLDDNFASIVTGVEEGRLIFDNLKKSIAYTLTSNIPEISPFLAFILCDIPLPLGTVTILCIDLGTDMVPAISLAYETAESDIMKRQPRNPFQDKLVNERLISMAYGQIGMIQAAAGFFVYFVIMAENGFLPKKLFGIRKMWDSKAVNDLTDSYGQEWTYRDRKTLEYTCHTAFFISIVVVQWADLIICKTRRNSIFQQGMRNWALNFGLVFETVLAAFLSYCPGMEKGLRMYPLKLVWWFPAIPFALAIFIYDETRRFYLRRNPGGWLEQETYY; translated from the exons CAAGGGAGAACGGACTCTTATCGAGTCGCCACGGTTATAGCGACCGATGACGACAATCGCACGGCCGATGGTCACTACAAG TCAAGACGCAAGATGCCGGCCAAAGCAGCAAAGAAAGAGAATTTGGATGATCTCAAACAGGAGTTGGATATCGACCATCATAAAATCTCTCCTGAGGAATTGTATCAGCGCTTTCAGACACATCCCGAGAAT GGTCTGAGTCACGCCAAGGCCAAGGAGAACTTGGAGCGCGATGGTCCCAATGCGCTGACGCCACCCAAGCAGACACCCGAGTGGGTGAAGTTCTGCAAGAACCTGTTCGGTGGCTTCGCCATGTTGCTGTGGATCGGTGCTATTCTCTGCTTCGTGGCCTATTCGATCCAGGCCAGCACCAGCGAGGAGCCGGCCGACGATAATTTGTATCTGGGTATTGTACTTTCCGCTGTCGTCATCGTGACGGGCATTTTCTCATACTATCAG GAATCGAAAAGTTCTAAGATCATGGAATCGTTCAAGAACATGGTACCCCAGTTCGCCACCGTCATCCGCGAGGGCGAGAAACTCACGCTGCGCGCTGAGGATCTCGTCCTGGGCGATGTCGTTGAGGTGAAGTTCGGCGACCGTATCCCCGCTGACATCCGCATCATCGAGGCCCGCAACTTCAAGGTGGACAACTCGTCGCTTACCGGCGAGTCGGAGCCGCAATCTCGCGGCGCCGAGTTCACCCATGAGAATCCACTGGAGACCAAGAATCTGGCCTTCTTCTCCACCAACGCCGTCGAGGGCACTGCCAAGGGTGTGGTCATCAGCTGTGGCGATCACACTGTCATGGGCCGCATTGCTGGCCTCGCCTCCGGCCTGGACACTGGCGAGACACCCATCGCCAAGGAGATCCACCATTTCATCCACTTGATTACCGGCGTGGCCGTGTTCCTGGGCGTCACCTTCTTCGTGATTGCCTTCATCCTCGGCTACCACTGGCTGGACGCCGTCATCTTCCTTATCGGCATCATTGTCGCCAACGTGCCCGAGGGCTTGCTGGCCACTGTCACTGTGTGCCTGACCCTCACCGCCAAGCGTATGGCATCGAAGAACTGCCTGGTGAAGAACCTTGAAGCCGTGGAGACCCTCGGCTCCACCTCGACCATCTGCTCCGATAAGACCGGCACCCTCACCCAGAACCGAATGACAGTCGCTCACATGTGGTTCGACAACCAGATCATCGAGGCCGACACCACCGAGGATCAGTCGGGTGTTCAATACGATAGAACCAGCCCTGGATTCAAGGCGCTCTCTCGCATTGCCACTCTCTGTAACCGTGCCGAGTTCAAGGGAGGTCAGGAAGGTGTGCCAATTCTCAAGAAGGAGGTCAGCGGAGACGCCTCCGAGGCGGCTCTGCTCAAGTGCATGGAACTGGCTTTGGGTGATGTGATGAACATTCGTAAGCGCAACAAGAAGATTGCCGAGGTGCCGTTCAACTCCACCAACAAGTATCAGGTGTCTATCCACGAAACCGAGGACTCCAACGATCCACGCTACCTACTCGTCATGAAGGGTGCTCCCGAACGTATCCTGGAACGCTGCTCGACCATCTTCATCAACGGCAAGGAGAAGGTGCTCGACGAGGAGATGAAGGAGGCGTTCAACAATGCCTACATGGAACTGGGAGGCCTGGGCGAGCGTGTGCTTGGATTCTGCGACTTTATGCTGCCCTCCGATAAGTATCCCTCCGGCTACAAGTTCAACACCGACGACATCAACTTCCCCATCGACAACCTGCGCTTCGTCGGCCTCATGTCCATGATTGATCCCCCGCGTGCCGCTGTGCCCGATGCCGTGGCCAAGTGCCGCTCTGCCGGTATCAAGGTCATCATGGTTACCGGCGATCACCCGATCACTGCCAAGGCCATCGCCAAGTCCGTCGGTATCATCTCTGAGGGCAACGAGACTGTCGAGGACATTGCCCAGCGCCTGAACATCCCCATCTCCGAAGTGAACCCCCGCGAGGCCAAGGCCGCCGTCGTCCATGGTGCCGAGCTGCGTGACGTTTCCAGCGAGCAGTTGGATGAGATCCTCCGCTACCACACCGAGATCGTCTTCGCCCGTACCTCGCCCCAGCAGAAGCTGATCATCGTCGAGGGTTGCCAGCGTATGGGAGCCATTGTGGCTGTGACTGGAGATGGTGTCAACGATTCCCCTGCCCTGAAGAAGGCCGATATCGGTGTTGCCATGGGTATCGCCGGCTCTGACGTGTCCAAGCAG GCTGCCGACATGATTCTGCTGGACGACAACTTCGCCTCGATCGTCACTGGTGTGGAGGAGGGTCGCCTGATCTTCGATAACCTGAAGAAGTCCATTGCCTACACCCTGACCTCCAACATTCCCGAAATCTCGCCCTTCCTGGCCTTCATCCTCTGCGACATACCACTGCCACTGGGAACTGTGACGATTCTGTGCATCGATTTGGGAACCGACATG GTGCCGGCTATTTCCCTAGCTTATGAGACGGCTGAATCCGATATTATGAAACGCCAGCCGAGGAATCCATTCCAAGATAAACTGGTCAACGAAAG GTTGATTTCCATGGCCTATGGACAGATCGGTATGATCCAGGCTGCCGCCGGTTTCTTCGTCTACTTCGTCATCATGGCTGAGAACGGCTTCTTGCCCAAGAAACTGTTTGGCATTCGTAAGATGTGGGACTCGAAGGCCGTCAACGATCTAACTGACTCCTATGGACAGGAATGG ACCTACCGCGACCGCAAGACCCTGGAGTACACCTGCCACACTGCCTTCTTTATCTCGATTGTGGTTGTGCAGTGGGCCGATCTGATCATCTGTAAGACGCGCCGTAATTCCATCTTCCAGCAGGGCATGCGTAACTGGGCTTTGAACTTTGGCCTTGTCTTTGAAACCGTGCTGGCCGCGTTCCTTTCGTACTGCCCGGGTATGGAGAAGGGTCTGCGTATGTACCCCCTGAA ACTTGTCTGGTGGTTCCCGGCTATTCCATTTGCGCTGGCCATCTTCATCTATGACGAGACCCGTCGTTTCTACTTGCGTCGCAACCCCGGCGGCTGGTTGGAGCAGGAGACATACTATTAA
- the LOC6500777 gene encoding sodium/potassium-transporting ATPase subunit alpha isoform X6: MALRSDYESRRKMPAKAAKKENLDDLKQELDIDHHKISPEELYQRFQTHPENGLSHAKAKENLERDGPNALTPPKQTPEWVKFCKNLFGGFAMLLWIGAILCFVAYSIQASTSEEPADDNLYLGIVLSAVVIVTGIFSYYQESKSSKIMESFKNMVPQFATVIREGEKLTLRAEDLVLGDVVEVKFGDRIPADIRIIEARNFKVDNSSLTGESEPQSRGAEFTHENPLETKNLAFFSTNAVEGTAKGVVISCGDHTVMGRIAGLASGLDTGETPIAKEIHHFIHLITGVAVFLGVTFFVIAFILGYHWLDAVIFLIGIIVANVPEGLLATVTVCLTLTAKRMASKNCLVKNLEAVETLGSTSTICSDKTGTLTQNRMTVAHMWFDNQIIEADTTEDQSGVQYDRTSPGFKALSRIATLCNRAEFKGGQEGVPILKKEVSGDASEAALLKCMELALGDVMNIRKRNKKIAEVPFNSTNKYQVSIHETEDSNDPRYLLVMKGAPERILERCSTIFINGKEKVLDEEMKEAFNNAYMELGGLGERVLGFCDFMLPSDKYPSGYKFNTDDINFPIDNLRFVGLMSMIDPPRAAVPDAVAKCRSAGIKVIMVTGDHPITAKAIAKSVGIISEGNETVEDIAQRLNIPISEVNPREAKAAVVHGAELRDVSSEQLDEILRYHTEIVFARTSPQQKLIIVEGCQRMGAIVAVTGDGVNDSPALKKADIGVAMGIAGSDVSKQAADMILLDDNFASIVTGVEEGRLIFDNLKKSIAYTLTSNIPEISPFLAFILCDIPLPLGTVTILCIDLGTDMVPAISLAYEHAEADIMKRPPRDPFNDKLVNSRLISMAYGQIGMIQAAAGFFVYFVIMAENGFLPKKLFGIRKMWDSKAVNDLTDSYGQEWTYRDRKTLEYTCHTAFFISIVVVQWADLIICKTRRNSIFQQGMRNWALNFGLVFETVLAAFLSYCPGMEKGLRMYPLKLVWWFPAIPFALAIFIYDETRRFYLRRNPGGWLEQETYY; the protein is encoded by the exons TCAAGACGCAAGATGCCGGCCAAAGCAGCAAAGAAAGAGAATTTGGATGATCTCAAACAGGAGTTGGATATCGACCATCATAAAATCTCTCCTGAGGAATTGTATCAGCGCTTTCAGACACATCCCGAGAAT GGTCTGAGTCACGCCAAGGCCAAGGAGAACTTGGAGCGCGATGGTCCCAATGCGCTGACGCCACCCAAGCAGACACCCGAGTGGGTGAAGTTCTGCAAGAACCTGTTCGGTGGCTTCGCCATGTTGCTGTGGATCGGTGCTATTCTCTGCTTCGTGGCCTATTCGATCCAGGCCAGCACCAGCGAGGAGCCGGCCGACGATAATTTGTATCTGGGTATTGTACTTTCCGCTGTCGTCATCGTGACGGGCATTTTCTCATACTATCAG GAATCGAAAAGTTCTAAGATCATGGAATCGTTCAAGAACATGGTACCCCAGTTCGCCACCGTCATCCGCGAGGGCGAGAAACTCACGCTGCGCGCTGAGGATCTCGTCCTGGGCGATGTCGTTGAGGTGAAGTTCGGCGACCGTATCCCCGCTGACATCCGCATCATCGAGGCCCGCAACTTCAAGGTGGACAACTCGTCGCTTACCGGCGAGTCGGAGCCGCAATCTCGCGGCGCCGAGTTCACCCATGAGAATCCACTGGAGACCAAGAATCTGGCCTTCTTCTCCACCAACGCCGTCGAGGGCACTGCCAAGGGTGTGGTCATCAGCTGTGGCGATCACACTGTCATGGGCCGCATTGCTGGCCTCGCCTCCGGCCTGGACACTGGCGAGACACCCATCGCCAAGGAGATCCACCATTTCATCCACTTGATTACCGGCGTGGCCGTGTTCCTGGGCGTCACCTTCTTCGTGATTGCCTTCATCCTCGGCTACCACTGGCTGGACGCCGTCATCTTCCTTATCGGCATCATTGTCGCCAACGTGCCCGAGGGCTTGCTGGCCACTGTCACTGTGTGCCTGACCCTCACCGCCAAGCGTATGGCATCGAAGAACTGCCTGGTGAAGAACCTTGAAGCCGTGGAGACCCTCGGCTCCACCTCGACCATCTGCTCCGATAAGACCGGCACCCTCACCCAGAACCGAATGACAGTCGCTCACATGTGGTTCGACAACCAGATCATCGAGGCCGACACCACCGAGGATCAGTCGGGTGTTCAATACGATAGAACCAGCCCTGGATTCAAGGCGCTCTCTCGCATTGCCACTCTCTGTAACCGTGCCGAGTTCAAGGGAGGTCAGGAAGGTGTGCCAATTCTCAAGAAGGAGGTCAGCGGAGACGCCTCCGAGGCGGCTCTGCTCAAGTGCATGGAACTGGCTTTGGGTGATGTGATGAACATTCGTAAGCGCAACAAGAAGATTGCCGAGGTGCCGTTCAACTCCACCAACAAGTATCAGGTGTCTATCCACGAAACCGAGGACTCCAACGATCCACGCTACCTACTCGTCATGAAGGGTGCTCCCGAACGTATCCTGGAACGCTGCTCGACCATCTTCATCAACGGCAAGGAGAAGGTGCTCGACGAGGAGATGAAGGAGGCGTTCAACAATGCCTACATGGAACTGGGAGGCCTGGGCGAGCGTGTGCTTGGATTCTGCGACTTTATGCTGCCCTCCGATAAGTATCCCTCCGGCTACAAGTTCAACACCGACGACATCAACTTCCCCATCGACAACCTGCGCTTCGTCGGCCTCATGTCCATGATTGATCCCCCGCGTGCCGCTGTGCCCGATGCCGTGGCCAAGTGCCGCTCTGCCGGTATCAAGGTCATCATGGTTACCGGCGATCACCCGATCACTGCCAAGGCCATCGCCAAGTCCGTCGGTATCATCTCTGAGGGCAACGAGACTGTCGAGGACATTGCCCAGCGCCTGAACATCCCCATCTCCGAAGTGAACCCCCGCGAGGCCAAGGCCGCCGTCGTCCATGGTGCCGAGCTGCGTGACGTTTCCAGCGAGCAGTTGGATGAGATCCTCCGCTACCACACCGAGATCGTCTTCGCCCGTACCTCGCCCCAGCAGAAGCTGATCATCGTCGAGGGTTGCCAGCGTATGGGAGCCATTGTGGCTGTGACTGGAGATGGTGTCAACGATTCCCCTGCCCTGAAGAAGGCCGATATCGGTGTTGCCATGGGTATCGCCGGCTCTGACGTGTCCAAGCAG GCTGCCGACATGATTCTGCTGGACGACAACTTCGCCTCGATCGTCACTGGTGTGGAGGAGGGTCGCCTGATCTTCGATAACCTGAAGAAGTCCATTGCCTACACCCTGACCTCCAACATTCCCGAAATCTCGCCCTTCCTGGCCTTCATCCTCTGCGACATACCACTGCCACTGGGAACTGTGACGATTCTGTGCATCGATTTGGGAACCGACATG GTGCCAGCCATTTCATTGGCCTACGAACACGCCGAAGCCGATATTATGAAGCGTCCGCCACGTGACCCCTTCAACGATAAATTAGTGAACTCAAG GTTGATTTCCATGGCCTATGGACAGATCGGTATGATCCAGGCTGCCGCCGGTTTCTTCGTCTACTTCGTCATCATGGCTGAGAACGGCTTCTTGCCCAAGAAACTGTTTGGCATTCGTAAGATGTGGGACTCGAAGGCCGTCAACGATCTAACTGACTCCTATGGACAGGAATGG ACCTACCGCGACCGCAAGACCCTGGAGTACACCTGCCACACTGCCTTCTTTATCTCGATTGTGGTTGTGCAGTGGGCCGATCTGATCATCTGTAAGACGCGCCGTAATTCCATCTTCCAGCAGGGCATGCGTAACTGGGCTTTGAACTTTGGCCTTGTCTTTGAAACCGTGCTGGCCGCGTTCCTTTCGTACTGCCCGGGTATGGAGAAGGGTCTGCGTATGTACCCCCTGAA ACTTGTCTGGTGGTTCCCGGCTATTCCATTTGCGCTGGCCATCTTCATCTATGACGAGACCCGTCGTTTCTACTTGCGTCGCAACCCCGGCGGCTGGTTGGAGCAGGAGACATACTATTAA